The genomic window GAGTTGGATACAACTGTTCTACACGTACTACCGCAACCTGTTTATTTTCTTTCTGTGCTTCTAATAAATCGTAGTAAACTTTACCGGAACAGAAAACAACTCGCTTCACATCAGCCACTTTTACGTTGGCATCATCAATTACTTCTTTAAAACCACCGGTAGTAAAATCTGCTAGCGGGCTTACACAAAGTGGATGACGTAATAAACTCTTAGGGCTAAAATTAACCAAAGGCTTACGGAAATCGCGTTTAAACTGGCGGCGTAAAGCGTGGAAGAAGTTTGCTGGAGTAGTACAGTTAGTTACCTGCATGTTATACTCTGCACAAAGCTCCATAAAACGCTCAATACGTGCCGAAGAGTGCTCTGGCCCCTGACCTTCGTAACCGTGAGGCAATAACATTACCAAACCGTTAGCTCTTTGCCATTTAGTTTCGGCACTTGCAATATATTGGTCAATTACAATTTGCGCTCCGTTAAAGAAATCGCCAAATTGTGCTTCCCAAATAGTTAAGGCATTAGGGTTAGCCATGGCATAACCGTATTCGAAACCTAAAACACCATACTCAGATAAGTGAGAGTTATAGATATCGAATTGTGCTTGTTGCTCAGATATATTCAATAATGGCGTGTACTCTTCTTCCGAATCTTCTAGCGTTAATACCGCATGGCGATGAGAGAAAGTACCACGTTTCACATCCTGGCCGCTTAAACGAACACGTTTACCTTCGGCCAACAAAGTACCGTAAGCCAACTGCTCGCCCATTGCCCAATCAAAAACATGAGTTTCGGTAGCCATTTTTAAACGTTCATCAAATAATTTTTCAATTTTTTTGAAGAACTTTTTATCTTTTGGTAAAGTGGTAATTCTTTTGGCAACTTCTAATAAGGTATTCTTTTTAACGCCAGTTTCTGGAGAGTTTTCAAAATCCTTGGCACTTGCAATTCTCAAATCGGCCCAAGCGCCACCAAATTTAACTTCGGCCAACTCGGCATCGTATTCTTTGGCCTCATTTAACGAGTTTTGTAAGCGAGCTTTAAACTCTTTCTCCATTTCTTTTGCACCTGCATCATCCAACTTACCTTCTTTAACCAACTGAGCCACATAAATCTTTAACGGATTATCGTGTTTCTCGATTGCTTTGTACAATAAAGGCTGTGTAAATTTAGGCTCATCAGATTCGTTGTGGCCAAATCTACGGTAGCAAAGAATATCAATAAATACATCATTTCTGTATTTTTGACGATACTCCATTGCCAAGTTAATCGCATAAACTAAAGCCTCAGCGTCATCGCCATTTACGTGGAAAACTGGTGATAAGGTTACTTTAGCGATATCTGTACAGTAAGTACTAGAACGAGCATCTTTATAATTTGTAGTAAAACCGATTTGGTTGTTAATAACCAAGTGAATGGTACCACCTGTTTTGTAACCATCTAAACCAGCCATTTGTATTACTTCGTAAACAATGCCTTGTCCAGCTACAGAAGCATCCCCGTGAATCAAGATCGGTGCTAAACGACCATCGTCGCCAGCATATTTGAAATCGATTTTAGAACGGCTCATCCCTTCCACAATACCATCTACTGTTTCTAAGTGCGATGGATTTGGGCACAAGCTTAAGTGTACGTTTTTACCTTTATTGGTGGTTACATCTGTTGAGTAACCTAAGTGATATTTCACATCGCCACCAAAAGGAGTTTCTGGATTGTAACTTCTTCCTTCGAACTCTGTGAAAATATCTTTATAGCTTTTTTGCATGATATTGGCCAGCACGTTTAAACGACCGCGATGCGCCATACCTAAAACAAATTCTTCAATACCTAAATCGGCTCCTTTTTCAATAACAGCATCCAAAGCGGGTATTAATGCCTCGGCACCTTCTAAAGAAAACCGCTTTTGCCCTAAAAACTTAGTACCTAAAAAGTTTTCGAAAACCACTGCTTCGTTTAACTTTTTAACTACCCTCATTTTTTCATCGTTAGATAAATTAGGTGTATTACGATTGCCTTCCATTTTACTTTCTAACCAAGAAAGCACTTCTGGTGTACGCACATATTTATACTCTACACCAATAGAGCCACAATAAGTTTGTTCTAAAAAGGCAACAATATCTTTAAGCTTTGCAGGGCCAATGCCCAACTCAACGCTAGAATTAAAAACAGTTTCTAAATCTGCGCTAGCCAAACCAAAATTCTCGATATTTAAAGTTGGCAGGTGTTTGCGTCTTTCTCTAACTGGGTTGGTTTTGGTAAACAAGTGACCGCGTTGGCGGTAGCCATTAATCAAGTTTAAAACATTAATTTCTTTCAAAAAATGTTCAGGAGCTTCTTCTCCACTGGCGCTAGGCGAACCTGCACTTCTTCCAAAATCAAAACCTTCAAAAAACTTTTGCCATCCAAACTCTACAGAACTAGGGTCTTCTTTATAACTTTGGTATAGGGAATCAACATATTCGGCGTTAGGGCCGTTAAGATAAGTTAGGTTATCCATTTGTATATATAACTATTACGATAAGTATTGCAAAATTAGGATTTTACCTTTAGAAAAGGCAATAAAATCACATTTAAATAAATTTAAAATTGTAACTAAGATATAGACGCTTTTTTAGGCTCGAACGACCTGTGCAAACACACCTTTTGGGTCTAAAATTTTTGCCAGCTTCTCAAAATCGAAGTTATTGGCAAGCTTTTGATCGTTACCAACACCTGCAACCGCAGCCCAATTGCCCCAATTACTGGCAGGTGCATAGTCTATCAGTTGCTCTTCAAAATAAGCCGCACCAAGCACCCAATTTACCTCTAACTCTTTAACCAAATAAGTTGCCACTAACTGCCTAGCCACTTGGTTAATGTAACCTATTGTATTTAGCTCTTGCATACAGGCATCAACCAAAGGCTGTCCGGTTTGCCCGTTTTTCCAATGCTGCAAAGCTGATGTATTTTCTAGTGCCAAAGGCTCGCCATCTTTCTTAAACCCTTGAGGTTTAAAGAAAGTATTACCATATTTCTTAAACATGAAACGATAATAATCTCGCCACAACAAGCCCAACACAATTTGATGAAAGTAAGGTCTTACGCCATAATTGGCTTCAGCATCTTTCATTTTCCAATATACTTCGCGGGGCGATAAACAGCCCAAGGCCAACCAGGCAGAAAGTTTTGATACAATTTCATGCTTTTTCAAAGTAGCATTAGCCAAAACTATGCCTTCGCCAGCATGCAAATATTCATGCAAATGCGCTAAAGCTTCTTTTTCTCCGCCTTTAAATGCTGTATCAATTTTAAGCATTGTAGCTGTTGAGTCTTGTAAAAGGCTACCAATTTCTGGAATGGTACCGCTATCTTCTAAACTAACAAAATTAATTGCAACCGGAGTAGGAAAGCAAGGTTTTACCACTGCATCACGCTCTGTTTTCTTTTTAAACTGCGTAAAAACATCAGGAATATCCTTAATTGGAAAAGGCAAATCTTCCTTGTTGTAAAGCGTATGACCGATGAAGTGCTTTAGGTTTACTTTTTGTTTCCAAAGCGCATCTTCCAACCTCAAACTCACGGCAGTTTCTTCGCTTGCCACCTCTCTATGGTGGTAAACCTCGGCAATATCATATTTAACTACTAATGCTGGCAATACTTCTTCCGGATTACCCTGCAGCACCAACAAATTACCACCCATAGCCTGTAACGATTGCTGTAAAGAGGCCACGCTTTCTATCAAGAATTTGGTTCTTGTAACGCCGGTTTTATAAGTATGATATTGGGTTTTTTCGAAATGTCGAGGATCGAACACATAAACGGGCAAAATTTCATCAGCCTTGGAAACCGCTTCAACTAACATTTCATTATCATGCAATCGAAGGTCATTTCTAAACCATACCAAAATCTTTTTGCCCATATTCGAAGCCATTCTATTTAGTGTGCGCTAATTTGCGAAAAAATAAGCCAAAAGCACTACAAGCCACTTCATTTTTACATATCTATAACATAGGTAAACATTGTTGAAACACAAATCAACACAGAAAAACCTATCTTTAGCCAACCATGTCTTACCCCTTACATCAGCACATAAAGAAGTTTGTAAATGTTAGCGAAGTTGATTTCGCTGAAATACTTACTTTTTTCGAAATGCTCTCTGTAAAGAAAAAAGATATTTTATTGCAAGAAGGCGAGCTTTGTAGAAGAAACTTTTTTGTGTTAAAAGGATGTTTACGTCTATTTTTCTTGAAAGAAACAGGTGTTGAGCAAACTACCCAATTCGCCATAGAAAACTGGTGGCTAACCGACAACCTTGCCTTTCTAGAACAGAAACAGAGTTCATTTACCATACAAGCCGTAGAAAATTCTGAAGTACTGGCAATTAGCCACGATGCTAGAGAAGAAATGCTGGAAAAATTTCCGCAAATGGAGCGGTATTTTAGAAATGTATACGAAAAAGCGTTTGCTACGCAGCAATTGCGTGTAAAATACATTAACGATTATTCGAGGGAAGAAATTTACCTCTACTTCGCAAAAGTTCAACCAGCATTTCTACAACGTGTACCACAATACATGTTGGCTTCTTATTTAGGTTTTACCCCTGAATATTTGAGCGAGATTAAGAAGAAACATTTAGGGAAGTGAGACAATGTGAGGATTTGATAATTGGATGATATGACAATTACAAACCAAGCACCAAAATAATTAACCTAAAATCTGTGCATCTGTGGCTTAATAACTTACTTTCTTAAACCAGTTTAAGTTTTTTGATTTTCTAACGGGATAACTTTGCTTCATCAATTCACAATTAAAACATTAAAGATGAAAAGAATAGACTTGTTTAGTGTAGAACCAAATGCCTATAAGGCCTTAGTTCCTTTAGAAACTTATGTACAAAGCAGCGCTTTAACCAAAACACACAAAGAGCTCATTAAAATTAGAGCATCGCAAATTAATGGCTGCGCTTTTTGTTTAGATATGCACACTAAAGATGCAATGAAGTTTGGCGAAACTCCGCAACGTATTTTTCTATTAAACGCTTGGCGTGAAACCGATTTATTTACCGAAGAAGAAAAAATCATTTTAGAATTAACCGAGCAAATTACGGCGATTAGTAATGGTGGCGTTAGCGATGATTTATACACAAAAGCCATTACCACTTTTGGCGAAAACTATGTAGCACAAATTATTCTTGCTTGTGTAGCCATTAACAGCTGGAATAGAATTGCCATTAGTACCAACAAAGAAATTGCTAAGTAAGGAGAACAATTACATTTGCTACACTGAGCTTGTTTAAATGTTTGTAAGCATTTAGGCAAGCTCAGTTTTACAAAATACTTTTATGCAGTTCTCAAGGCAGTAAATCAATAAACTTCTTGTTTTTGGCATCTAATTTCCGTGGCGAACGAATTCTACCCTCCATCACACCAAATTTTTCTCCGCCCATTGCATCAATATCATTATAAATGGGTTTAATAATCCAGTTTCCATTTATATCAACAATACCTTTCAAACCCCTGGCTACATCTTCTGCTACAAAATAGCCTTCTTTACCAATTACATCTATTTCTTTAAGCAGTTTAACATTAACCTTTTTAGTTATATTTTGTGGTTTATCATTTTTCACATACACCATTAAATGATCTACCGGACCTGAGAAGTAATATTTTGCGAACTCCATTTGAGTATCTTTAGCAGGTTTTTCAGGCAATTTACTTTTTAAATACGCCTTAACTTCTTGAGCTCTCTTTAATTTTTGCTGATCTATTAGTGAAATAGTTTCTTCATAAATAGGCAATACCTTTTTAAGCCATGCTATGTTTTCTGCCGAAGAGATAGAATAAGAACTACTTCCTGATTTTCTAAGCGCCCTACCATCTTTATAGAAACCCTGCACTTCGCTCAGTTTTTCTGCCAAAGCTTTAGGATAGCTCAGCTTAACCTCTCCATTAGCATTACTTTTCATTTCTATCCAATCGTTTCCAACTTTAACTCTGGTCCTAGCACTATCTAAACGATAAGGCTTAGAAATAGCATGTTTAAACTGAACATCAAAATCGATAGAACGAATAGGCTTAGCAGCCGCCAAAACAAAATGATTGTACTCCAACTCTTCGGTATCTTTATCTACCTTATAATTGGCATCAGACGACGTTCCATCCCAAAAATGTAAAACACTAGGTTTAAATTTAGGCATAACTAAAGAAGCCTTTTCCACATTATCTCCTAAGCCTAGCAGTTCGTTTGCATCCAACATATTAAGTGAAACTGAAGCCAAACTC from Pedobacter sp. SL55 includes these protein-coding regions:
- a CDS encoding Crp/Fnr family transcriptional regulator codes for the protein MSYPLHQHIKKFVNVSEVDFAEILTFFEMLSVKKKDILLQEGELCRRNFFVLKGCLRLFFLKETGVEQTTQFAIENWWLTDNLAFLEQKQSSFTIQAVENSEVLAISHDAREEMLEKFPQMERYFRNVYEKAFATQQLRVKYINDYSREEIYLYFAKVQPAFLQRVPQYMLASYLGFTPEYLSEIKKKHLGK
- a CDS encoding carboxymuconolactone decarboxylase family protein, coding for MKRIDLFSVEPNAYKALVPLETYVQSSALTKTHKELIKIRASQINGCAFCLDMHTKDAMKFGETPQRIFLLNAWRETDLFTEEEKIILELTEQITAISNGGVSDDLYTKAITTFGENYVAQIILACVAINSWNRIAISTNKEIAK
- a CDS encoding 2-oxoglutarate dehydrogenase E1 component, producing the protein MDNLTYLNGPNAEYVDSLYQSYKEDPSSVEFGWQKFFEGFDFGRSAGSPSASGEEAPEHFLKEINVLNLINGYRQRGHLFTKTNPVRERRKHLPTLNIENFGLASADLETVFNSSVELGIGPAKLKDIVAFLEQTYCGSIGVEYKYVRTPEVLSWLESKMEGNRNTPNLSNDEKMRVVKKLNEAVVFENFLGTKFLGQKRFSLEGAEALIPALDAVIEKGADLGIEEFVLGMAHRGRLNVLANIMQKSYKDIFTEFEGRSYNPETPFGGDVKYHLGYSTDVTTNKGKNVHLSLCPNPSHLETVDGIVEGMSRSKIDFKYAGDDGRLAPILIHGDASVAGQGIVYEVIQMAGLDGYKTGGTIHLVINNQIGFTTNYKDARSSTYCTDIAKVTLSPVFHVNGDDAEALVYAINLAMEYRQKYRNDVFIDILCYRRFGHNESDEPKFTQPLLYKAIEKHDNPLKIYVAQLVKEGKLDDAGAKEMEKEFKARLQNSLNEAKEYDAELAEVKFGGAWADLRIASAKDFENSPETGVKKNTLLEVAKRITTLPKDKKFFKKIEKLFDERLKMATETHVFDWAMGEQLAYGTLLAEGKRVRLSGQDVKRGTFSHRHAVLTLEDSEEEYTPLLNISEQQAQFDIYNSHLSEYGVLGFEYGYAMANPNALTIWEAQFGDFFNGAQIVIDQYIASAETKWQRANGLVMLLPHGYEGQGPEHSSARIERFMELCAEYNMQVTNCTTPANFFHALRRQFKRDFRKPLVNFSPKSLLRHPLCVSPLADFTTGGFKEVIDDANVKVADVKRVVFCSGKVYYDLLEAQKENKQVAVVRVEQLYPTPVDQMEAVVAKYKNAEDVVWVQEEPENQGAWPYLLRRLRKTSLSNIDVISRKESSSPATGYMKQHTNQQAYIVAKAFEISVAEVAKEPLKKTAKNAVKDKVD
- a CDS encoding DASH family cryptochrome, producing MASNMGKKILVWFRNDLRLHDNEMLVEAVSKADEILPVYVFDPRHFEKTQYHTYKTGVTRTKFLIESVASLQQSLQAMGGNLLVLQGNPEEVLPALVVKYDIAEVYHHREVASEETAVSLRLEDALWKQKVNLKHFIGHTLYNKEDLPFPIKDIPDVFTQFKKKTERDAVVKPCFPTPVAINFVSLEDSGTIPEIGSLLQDSTATMLKIDTAFKGGEKEALAHLHEYLHAGEGIVLANATLKKHEIVSKLSAWLALGCLSPREVYWKMKDAEANYGVRPYFHQIVLGLLWRDYYRFMFKKYGNTFFKPQGFKKDGEPLALENTSALQHWKNGQTGQPLVDACMQELNTIGYINQVARQLVATYLVKELEVNWVLGAAYFEEQLIDYAPASNWGNWAAVAGVGNDQKLANNFDFEKLAKILDPKGVFAQVVRA